In bacterium 336/3, the following proteins share a genomic window:
- a CDS encoding TetR family transcriptional regulator — MTENKEIWVKTGYEVFALQGETGLKIETLAKKVGISKSSFYHHFADLEVFMEFLLKLHLHQSQILAEKERKVKCIDPELIHVLVEHKTDLLFNRQLRFHQNNKAYQKVLIEANRMIGYEFVHIWMKDAQLNLSQKQMEGLYELALENFYLQINSENIHYQWLSDFFKNLNKIAKNFE; from the coding sequence ATGACTGAAAACAAAGAAATCTGGGTAAAAACAGGTTATGAAGTTTTTGCCTTACAAGGCGAAACAGGTCTTAAAATAGAAACACTTGCCAAAAAAGTAGGAATTAGCAAATCATCATTTTATCATCATTTTGCTGATTTGGAGGTTTTTATGGAGTTTCTTCTAAAACTTCATCTCCATCAATCTCAAATCCTTGCAGAAAAAGAACGAAAAGTAAAATGTATTGATCCTGAACTCATTCATGTTTTGGTTGAACACAAAACAGACTTACTTTTCAATAGACAATTGAGGTTTCATCAAAATAACAAGGCTTATCAAAAGGTTTTAATAGAAGCTAACAGAATGATAGGATATGAGTTTGTCCATATTTGGATGAAGGATGCACAATTAAACCTAAGTCAAAAACAGATGGAAGGTTTGTATGAACTTGCTCTTGAAAATTTTTACTTACAAATCAATTCAGAAAACATTCATTATCAATGGTTATCAGATTTTTTTAAGAATTTGAATAAGATTGCCAAAAACTTTGAATAG